A section of the Lathamus discolor isolate bLatDis1 chromosome 6, bLatDis1.hap1, whole genome shotgun sequence genome encodes:
- the PGAP6 gene encoding post-GPI attachment to proteins factor 6 isoform X2 has product MARGGGPPLRRLLLLLLLQLLALPAGSGSRAGPDSMYVSEYFSQSAQKLSFYSWYGNAKLFHFHVPEETVLLRWLLQASRGKGPECTDMEITVHFRYGAPPVINPLGTRFPANATVRPSYNISITLSSAVQNTTFVNITSPAAGDWFIAAHLPEAAGRIEVKGFSTPCPYMFQADMFVLRLTDMPVLEPGVAMPQTVVSPAKPLHVKVFVPKHAAGMRFELRSCVTSEQKACAVRVVLGSITLPQNFQKIITCTGNVNCSLALESPPWEKWLQVMVESLGPANASVSVEMLASFTACRPGSTSSFLNFSSLNQSQTGPRPGSTGAAGSSALSTTEASQNASGQRSFCLQNQPVVREDLDVVSVRYRLLNGPSVPVNNLSPTLLLLNLNTGMDSGGSLVISLLLNKTSVNLANASVVACVSAASPVLSLNATHNCSTAFFQGYPLSVSTSSAEATLIVLYPQTDDWFLSLQLTCLRGQGQCNAAEAKVTVFAYLTPCFNDCGPYGQCSLLRRHGYLYAGCSCKAGWGGWSCTDDAKAQSISVQNLATLLLTLSNLMFLPAIAVAVYRYYLVEASVYTYTMFFSTFYHACDQPGIAVLCIMDYDTLQYCDFLGSVVSIWVTILCMSRVKKILKYVSVRSFSSWGPC; this is encoded by the exons ACTCCATGTATGTCTCCGAGTACTTCTCTCAGAGTGCACAGAAGCTGTCCTTCTACAGCTGGTATGGGAACGCTAAGCTCTTCCACTTCCATGTGCCGGAAGAAACTGTGCTGCTTCGCTGGCTTCTGCAAGCATCCCGGGGAAAAGGACCTGAGTGCACCGACATGGAGATCACAGT GCACTTTCGCTATGGGGCCCCTCCCGTCATTAACCCACTGGGCACTCGTTTTCCTGCTAATGCCACTGTCCGTCCTTCCTATAACATCAGCATCACTctgagcagtgctgtgcagaacACCACATTTGTGAACatcaccagccctgctgctggagacTGGTTCATCGCTGCCCATCTCCCTGAGGCTGCTGGCAGGATAGAAGTGAAG GGTTTCTCCACTCCATGCCCCTATATGTTCCAGGCAGATATGTTTGTGCTCAGACTCACTGATATGCCTGTTCTGGAGCCTGGTGTTGCCATGCCACAAACAGTTGTCTCTCCTGCTAAGCCACTGCATGTCAA GGTCTTCGTTCCCAAGCATGCCGCAGGGATGCGGTTTGAGCTGCGAAGCTGTGTGACAAGCGAGCAGAAAGCGTGTGCCGTGCGGGTAGTGCTGGGCTCCATCACGCTGCCCCAGAACTTCCAGAAGATCATCACCTGCACTGGGAACGTCAACTGCAGCCTGGCCCTGGAATCACCCCCCTGGGAGAAGTGGCTGCAGGTCATGGTGGAGAGTCTTGGCCCTGCCAATGCCAGCGTGTCTGTGGAGATGCTGGCTTCTTTCACAG CTTGCAGACCAGGAAGTACCAGTTCATTTCTTAACTTCAGCAGCCTAAACCAGAGCCAAACTGGTCCCAGACCAGGTagcacaggagcagcagggagctccGCTCTGTCTACCACAGAGGCTTCACAGAACGCGTCTGGCCAGAGGAGCTTCTGCCTGCAGAACCAGCCCGTCGTTCGTGAGGACCTGGACGTGGTGTCTGTGCGCTACAGGCTCTTGAATGGTCCCAGTGTACCTGTGAACAACCTCTCCCCGACCCTGCTCCTCCTCAACCTGAACACTGGCATGGACAGCGGGGGTTCCCTCGTGATCAGTCTCCTGCTTAACAAG ACATCCGTGAACCTGGCCAATGCCTCCGTGGTCGCGTGTGTGAGTGCTGCTTCACCGGTGCTGTCCCTCAATGCCACACACAACTGCAGCACAG CTTTTTTCCAGGGCTACCCTCTGAGTGTGAGCACATCCTCTGCGGAAGCGACGCTGATTGTCCTGTACCCACAGACGGATGACTGGttcctctccctgcagctcacCTGCCTGAGGGGCCAGGG TCAGTGTAATGCTGCAGAAGCCAAAGTGACCGTCTTCGCATACCTCACCCCCTGCTTCAATGACTGTGGGCCGTACGGGCAGTGCAGCCTCCTGAGAAGACACGGCTACCTCtatgctggctgcagctgcaaggCTG gttGGGGAGGGTGGAGCTGCACGGACGATGCCAAGGCCCAGTCTATCAGTGTGCAGAACCTGGCCACCCTCCTGCTCACCCTGAGCAACCTCATGTTCCTGCCGGCCATAGCAGTTGCTGTTTATCGCTACTACCTGGTGGAGGCCTCCGTCTACACCTACACCATGTTCTTCTCCACG TTCTACCATGCGTGCGACCAGCCAGGCATCGCGGTGCTGTGCATCATGGACTACGACACACTGCAGTACTGTGACTTTTTGGGCTCCGTGGTGTCCATCTGGGTGACGATCCTGTGCATGTCCCGCGTGAAGAAGATCCTGAAATACGTGAGTGTCAG GTCCTTTTCGTCTTGGGGACCCTGTTAA